GAACAACGCCCGGAATCCAAGCACCCGGATGCGCCTTCGCGGCCGCTTTCGTCGTCCATTATTTGACGTTTTGCCCGCATGCTGGAACGGAAAAGCCGATAGCCGAAAGGTTAAGCCGATCGGGTGACGGATGTTCCGCTGTCACTCCGGTGGTGGATGCCCCTGTCCGGCGAAACCTCCTACCGTCCGGACATGCCCACACTCACGGATGTGCTCCCGCGCAACGTCGCGGCCGAGCGCGCCCGGCGCGGGTGGCTCCAGAAAGACCTGGGCCGGCGGCTCGGCTGGAGCGGCACCAAGGTGTCCGAGCTGGAGACCGGCGCCCGGCGGGTGCAGGTGGACGAGCTCGGACCGCTCTGCAAGGCACTGGGTGTGCCGCTGTGGAAGCTCGCCGAGGGCGCCGACCCCGAGGAGCTGGAGGCCCTGGGCCTCACCCCGCACCGTTAGACCAGCGCC
This genomic interval from Kineosporia corallincola contains the following:
- a CDS encoding helix-turn-helix domain-containing protein, which gives rise to MPTLTDVLPRNVAAERARRGWLQKDLGRRLGWSGTKVSELETGARRVQVDELGPLCKALGVPLWKLAEGADPEELEALGLTPHR